Proteins encoded by one window of Geobacter sp. DSM 9736:
- a CDS encoding MauE/DoxX family redox-associated membrane protein, with amino-acid sequence MTKRTTNIIHILVRLLLGGIFIYAGIIKIIDPVAFAGNIAAYQVLPYFGNYLAAAILPWLELLCGLLLVTGYRARGAAATVALLNIVFILLLASTIVRGLDIDCGCFRQGGPKTSAWTAIMRDLLLLALALFTMYQPERSSNRFR; translated from the coding sequence ATGACTAAGCGCACCACGAATATCATTCACATCCTAGTGCGCCTTCTCCTTGGGGGCATTTTCATCTACGCAGGAATCATAAAGATCATAGATCCGGTTGCATTCGCCGGTAACATCGCCGCCTATCAAGTTCTTCCCTACTTCGGCAATTACCTTGCTGCTGCAATTCTCCCTTGGCTGGAACTGCTCTGCGGCCTGCTGCTCGTGACCGGGTACCGTGCCAGGGGAGCCGCAGCGACCGTAGCCCTGCTCAACATCGTCTTCATCCTGCTCCTTGCATCTACCATCGTCCGCGGACTCGACATCGACTGCGGCTGCTTCAGGCAAGGGGGGCCGAAAACGTCTGCCTGGACCGCCATAATGCGTGATCTCCTGCTCCTTGCCTTGGCACTTTTCACGATGTATCAGCCGGAGCGGTCGTCCAACCGTTTCCGGTAG
- a CDS encoding rhodanese-like domain-containing protein: MNSSSIKKTVVEIALLLLVATLIGSIWNQKLLRQAWTGKLAAPAPAEAPTSAPAAAVPLPVGLMQVKDFFDRNEAVIVDARDRETFTNGRIRGALSLPLGEADTAIARLKEKVPPESLIIIYCNGYGCHDSMELGRKLIAAGYGSVFVFEGGYPEWRDAGYPVEGNAP, translated from the coding sequence ATGAACTCATCTTCGATAAAAAAAACTGTGGTCGAGATAGCGCTTCTCCTCCTCGTGGCCACCCTCATCGGCAGCATCTGGAATCAGAAGCTGCTTCGTCAGGCATGGACAGGAAAACTCGCCGCGCCAGCCCCTGCGGAAGCACCCACCAGTGCCCCCGCTGCCGCAGTGCCGCTACCGGTAGGGCTCATGCAGGTCAAAGATTTCTTCGACAGGAATGAAGCGGTGATAGTCGATGCGCGCGACAGGGAGACATTCACGAACGGACGAATCAGAGGAGCCCTGTCGCTCCCGCTGGGGGAAGCCGACACGGCCATCGCCCGGTTAAAGGAAAAGGTCCCCCCTGAGTCGCTGATCATCATCTACTGCAACGGCTACGGCTGCCACGACAGCATGGAGCTGGGTAGAAAGCTGATTGCCGCCGGCTACGGCTCGGTCTTCGTCTTCGAGGGAGGATATCCGGAGTGGCGGGACGCTGGCTACCCCGTGGAAGGAAACGCACCATGA
- a CDS encoding heavy metal translocating P-type ATPase, translating to MKKEVFGIRGMSCVNCASRIEKALREKPGIASASVNFALEQLVVEYDETLLSSERILEYVHDLGYSAAPAAGSGEVRFAVRGLHCASCVATLEKKLLSHPAVERAVVNLAREEAYVAYNPQQIDTQKLFALVKEAGYEAAETDTAKEEAAGLTIQRNWFIFSLAASLPLMLTMSLHHVRWVGWINLILATAVQFSAGLTFYRGSWYALKNRSANMDVLVALGTSAAYFYSLFAFFGIFGQSAEVFFETSAMLIAFIRLGKYLEARARGKAGDALKKLLRLQADKARLVIDGEEREVPASLVQVGDLLVVRPGETIPVDGVVEEGRSTVDESLVTGEALPVEKETGSTVTGATINRTGVLHLRAIRVGADTVLSQIVSMVQQAQADKAPIQRFADRVSGVFVPVVVGLALLTFGVWYFGIGSAFIFAFKLSIAVVVIACPCAMGLATPTAIMVGSGIGLHRGILIKRGSVLENIARLQAVLLDKTGTLTEGRPSLTDITPLPGTSRGELLALLATAESHSNHPLAQAAIQAAAKEGFAPEGVSDYEEKPGFGIICTAGENRILAGNSRLMSENRISVEPLTDLVVVWAAEGKSVTYVARNGELVGAACFADRLKPHSTAAVEELKRAGIAVFMITGDHKEVAATVALQAGVDGFEADVLPDRKQKVVKEYQQRGLYVGMVGDGINDAPALAQADLGIAMGGGADVAKETGDLVLVRDDLMDVVRAIRLGKATLSKVKQNLFWALFYNILGIPVAAGALFPLGITLKPEFAGLAMAFSSVSVVCNSLLLKRVGRKL from the coding sequence ATGAAAAAAGAAGTCTTCGGCATACGCGGGATGTCGTGCGTGAACTGCGCTTCCCGCATTGAGAAAGCGCTGCGGGAGAAGCCGGGTATCGCCTCGGCCTCGGTGAATTTTGCCTTGGAGCAACTCGTCGTGGAGTATGACGAGACACTCCTTTCATCGGAGAGAATCCTTGAGTATGTCCATGATCTCGGTTACTCGGCTGCCCCGGCTGCCGGCTCAGGTGAAGTTCGGTTCGCCGTAAGAGGGCTCCATTGCGCCTCATGTGTCGCTACTCTGGAAAAGAAGCTCCTTTCGCATCCCGCGGTAGAGCGTGCAGTGGTAAACCTCGCCCGGGAGGAAGCCTATGTGGCGTACAACCCCCAGCAGATCGACACGCAGAAGCTTTTCGCGCTGGTAAAGGAAGCTGGATACGAGGCAGCCGAAACCGATACGGCGAAGGAGGAAGCGGCAGGTCTCACGATTCAGAGGAACTGGTTCATATTCAGCTTGGCCGCGTCGCTCCCGCTCATGCTCACCATGTCGCTCCATCACGTCCGGTGGGTCGGATGGATCAATCTCATACTTGCCACCGCCGTTCAATTCTCGGCCGGACTCACCTTCTACCGCGGCTCCTGGTATGCCCTCAAGAACCGAAGCGCCAACATGGACGTTCTTGTGGCTCTTGGCACCTCTGCAGCGTATTTCTATTCGCTGTTCGCTTTTTTCGGGATATTCGGTCAGTCGGCCGAGGTATTTTTCGAAACCTCCGCCATGTTGATCGCTTTTATTCGCCTCGGGAAATATCTTGAAGCACGAGCCCGCGGCAAAGCAGGGGACGCTCTAAAGAAACTGCTCCGTCTCCAGGCGGACAAGGCCAGGCTTGTCATAGACGGAGAAGAACGTGAAGTGCCGGCCTCCCTCGTCCAGGTAGGGGACCTCCTTGTGGTAAGACCGGGAGAGACTATTCCTGTGGACGGAGTCGTAGAAGAGGGAAGATCTACGGTGGACGAGTCGCTGGTTACCGGGGAAGCGCTTCCCGTAGAGAAGGAGACCGGCAGCACCGTCACCGGCGCCACCATAAACAGGACCGGCGTACTCCACCTCCGCGCCATCCGTGTTGGGGCGGATACTGTACTCTCCCAGATCGTGTCGATGGTTCAGCAGGCCCAGGCTGACAAGGCCCCTATTCAGCGTTTCGCCGACCGCGTCTCCGGAGTGTTCGTCCCGGTCGTCGTCGGTCTGGCCCTCCTCACCTTCGGGGTCTGGTACTTCGGGATCGGCAGCGCCTTTATTTTCGCGTTCAAGCTGTCCATCGCCGTAGTAGTGATAGCCTGTCCGTGCGCCATGGGACTTGCCACCCCTACTGCCATAATGGTTGGAAGCGGCATCGGCCTTCATAGGGGTATTCTCATCAAGAGAGGCTCGGTCCTGGAAAACATCGCACGGCTCCAGGCGGTACTCCTGGATAAAACCGGTACCTTAACGGAAGGCCGTCCTTCCCTCACCGACATCACCCCACTCCCCGGCACCAGCCGTGGGGAGCTTCTAGCACTACTGGCAACCGCTGAATCGCATTCGAACCATCCGCTGGCCCAAGCGGCAATACAAGCCGCAGCAAAGGAGGGATTCGCTCCGGAAGGTGTTTCCGATTACGAGGAAAAACCCGGTTTCGGCATCATATGCACAGCCGGAGAGAACCGGATACTCGCCGGCAACTCCCGGCTCATGTCGGAGAACCGGATTAGCGTTGAACCGTTGACAGATCTTGTAGTAGTATGGGCTGCCGAAGGGAAGTCGGTGACGTACGTGGCACGCAACGGAGAACTCGTCGGGGCAGCCTGTTTCGCCGACCGACTGAAGCCGCACTCAACCGCTGCAGTAGAGGAACTGAAACGTGCGGGAATAGCGGTCTTCATGATCACCGGCGACCACAAGGAAGTGGCGGCAACGGTAGCCCTCCAGGCAGGGGTCGACGGGTTCGAGGCAGACGTTCTTCCCGACCGGAAACAGAAGGTAGTGAAGGAATACCAGCAGCGGGGCCTCTATGTCGGCATGGTGGGAGACGGAATCAATGACGCTCCGGCTCTCGCACAGGCGGACTTGGGGATTGCCATGGGCGGGGGAGCCGACGTAGCAAAGGAAACGGGGGACCTCGTCCTCGTACGGGACGACCTGATGGATGTCGTACGGGCAATCCGGCTTGGAAAAGCGACCCTCTCAAAGGTGAAGCAGAACCTCTTCTGGGCACTCTTCTACAATATCCTGGGTATTCCGGTCGCCGCCGGTGCGCTCTTCCCCCTTGGAATCACGTTGAAACCGGAATTCGCAGGTCTAGCCATGGCATTCTCCTCCGTGTCCGTGGTATGCAATTCTCTGCTCCTGAAAAGGGTAGGCCGGAAACTCTGA
- a CDS encoding AI-2E family transporter has protein sequence MDSERSRLNVYYVVTAFLATIIASAYLIQHTFSAVATSLALAYLLNPLLKYLDRRGFSRFLSITFLYGIVALTAFILSFVLIPYIAHQASTLVTVMPLYTHRIQTSLETWKSQLSPLFNPEELSWVIARIDEGLDRVVSEISGSGYERLKEIVFAFFDLLLAPVLVFFLLYYKEELKESILGIIPATMRPDLIHLGRKINRSLEKFIWGMLVDCFLVAILCAAALYLLDVEFPILNGIFAGFATLMPFVGAIIAMVPPAFIGYAKSGDVLIIPKVCAIYFLINVVVEANIIKPFIMRGALQLNPLAVIFSVMALGELMGFWGIVLAVPLTAVLKICGQELHEIRAGAS, from the coding sequence ATGGATAGTGAGCGGAGCAGGCTGAACGTTTATTATGTAGTGACGGCATTCTTGGCCACCATCATTGCCTCCGCCTATTTGATCCAGCATACCTTTTCCGCTGTTGCCACTTCACTGGCCCTGGCCTACCTGCTCAATCCCCTGCTGAAGTACCTTGACAGGCGGGGCTTTTCCCGATTCCTTTCAATTACTTTCCTTTACGGGATCGTGGCACTGACAGCCTTCATCCTTTCGTTTGTTCTCATTCCGTACATAGCACACCAGGCGAGTACGCTGGTAACCGTGATGCCGCTGTACACGCACAGGATTCAAACTTCCCTGGAGACGTGGAAGAGCCAACTCTCTCCCTTATTCAACCCAGAAGAACTGTCGTGGGTCATCGCACGGATCGATGAAGGCCTCGACAGAGTGGTATCCGAGATCTCAGGATCGGGTTATGAGCGGCTCAAGGAAATAGTCTTTGCATTTTTCGACCTTCTACTTGCCCCTGTCCTCGTATTTTTCCTCCTCTACTACAAGGAGGAGCTGAAGGAATCGATCTTGGGCATTATCCCCGCGACTATGCGCCCAGACCTCATCCACCTCGGACGGAAAATCAACAGGAGCCTGGAGAAGTTCATCTGGGGCATGCTGGTCGACTGCTTTCTAGTAGCTATCCTCTGCGCCGCGGCCCTCTACCTGCTCGACGTGGAATTTCCCATCCTGAACGGCATCTTTGCCGGCTTCGCCACCCTCATGCCCTTCGTCGGAGCCATAATAGCGATGGTCCCTCCCGCCTTCATAGGTTACGCGAAAAGCGGCGATGTTCTAATAATTCCCAAGGTGTGTGCCATCTACTTCCTGATAAATGTGGTGGTGGAAGCCAACATCATCAAGCCTTTCATCATGCGTGGCGCGTTGCAGCTCAATCCACTGGCTGTAATATTCTCAGTGATGGCCTTGGGCGAACTGATGGGTTTTTGGGGAATTGTCCTGGCGGTACCGCTAACGGCGGTACTTAAGATCTGCGGCCAGGAACTGCATGAGATCCGGGCGGGAGCATCATGA
- a CDS encoding AI-2E family transporter, with the protein MLVVAGLAVAVGYAVRHTVSCFLLSFVLAYLLDPLLVTLEKHGIKRSYGIALLYTALTIFSAFFVAVFVPLLTTSWYGLLNGLPGYLQKGKALALAWKAEQRYEAQLGWLFENATSFTDHLVAKFGGRIYAAAGTMAFNLLNMALAPILVFFMLYYKEEIKRSITLWLPPGQRKEFLGLGREINDSVGGYIRGQLIVSAIVAVLSAAALFFLDIDYAIFNGIFAGLASILPFIGVIIATIPALFFAYVKFQSGLVLLQVIAAFSLIYFIEGYVIKPLVFKKALDLNPLITIIFVMAFGEVMGFWGILLAIPIAAAIKIVLEHYQHQASVNGA; encoded by the coding sequence ATGCTAGTCGTTGCCGGACTTGCTGTAGCGGTTGGCTATGCTGTCCGGCACACCGTTTCCTGCTTCCTCCTCTCATTCGTACTCGCCTACCTGCTCGACCCCCTCCTCGTGACCCTGGAGAAACACGGTATAAAAAGAAGTTACGGCATTGCCCTTCTCTATACCGCCCTCACAATTTTTTCGGCTTTTTTCGTAGCCGTTTTCGTCCCCCTCCTGACCACCAGTTGGTACGGACTTTTGAATGGGCTCCCTGGTTATCTGCAGAAGGGGAAGGCACTGGCTCTCGCATGGAAGGCGGAGCAACGATATGAAGCTCAGTTGGGCTGGCTATTCGAAAATGCCACGAGCTTTACCGATCATCTAGTTGCTAAATTCGGGGGAAGAATTTACGCTGCAGCGGGCACAATGGCCTTCAACCTGCTAAATATGGCCCTGGCGCCGATCCTCGTATTCTTCATGCTCTACTACAAGGAGGAGATAAAAAGGAGCATCACCTTATGGCTCCCCCCCGGCCAGAGGAAAGAATTTCTCGGTCTGGGCCGGGAGATCAACGACAGCGTCGGCGGCTACATCCGGGGTCAACTCATCGTTTCCGCCATCGTTGCAGTGCTCTCGGCAGCGGCGCTTTTCTTCCTCGACATAGATTACGCCATTTTCAACGGCATCTTTGCAGGGCTTGCCTCCATTCTTCCCTTCATCGGAGTGATAATAGCAACCATCCCCGCCCTCTTCTTCGCCTACGTCAAATTCCAGAGCGGCCTGGTGCTTCTCCAGGTAATTGCAGCCTTCTCCCTGATCTATTTCATAGAAGGGTACGTGATCAAACCCCTTGTCTTCAAAAAAGCCCTCGACCTCAACCCACTCATCACAATCATTTTCGTAATGGCCTTCGGGGAAGTCATGGGATTTTGGGGAATACTTCTCGCGATCCCCATTGCCGCCGCCATCAAGATTGTTCTCGAACATTACCAGCATCAGGCATCTGTTAACGGGGCTTGA
- a CDS encoding UPF0158 family protein, with the protein MKTWRMRGTIAENRNEVKVENPSMNMMRDMEIVWDDLLEAFANTDEDVVYLLDRYTGEIFFVPVDYHDESFWNEIDGHPEQYLRIPGFDYDQERLLLQDFTKGVGNERLKRMLDMSLSGKSHGRLDDILSFYPEELDRFLVLKEELLAERIRNWLEEHDIFPANESF; encoded by the coding sequence ATGAAAACGTGGCGCATGCGCGGCACTATAGCGGAAAATCGAAATGAGGTAAAGGTGGAGAACCCGTCAATGAACATGATGCGGGACATGGAAATAGTATGGGACGACCTGCTGGAAGCGTTCGCCAATACCGATGAAGATGTCGTGTACCTGCTCGACCGATATACAGGCGAAATCTTCTTCGTCCCGGTCGATTACCATGACGAATCGTTCTGGAACGAGATAGATGGGCACCCGGAACAGTACCTAAGAATACCCGGCTTTGATTACGACCAGGAACGCCTTCTTCTTCAGGATTTTACCAAGGGAGTGGGCAATGAGCGGCTTAAGCGGATGCTCGACATGTCCCTGTCGGGAAAGAGTCACGGACGACTCGACGACATCCTCTCATTTTATCCCGAGGAACTGGACCGGTTTCTCGTTCTGAAAGAAGAGCTGCTTGCCGAGCGAATCAGGAACTGGCTAGAAGAGCACGACATATTTCCGGCCAATGAATCGTTTTGA
- a CDS encoding UDP-2,3-diacylglucosamine diphosphatase encodes MRHVFIADAHLRHPNDENYRRLLAFLETLSGTTDTLFILGDLFEFWIGYRKLAFPHFLPVLGQLRQLRENGVKIVYCEGNHDFHMGPYFKETLDARISSGVMEVELDGRRVHLCHGDQINRADYGYRMLRALLHSPLTKLLTYVVPPSVASALAEWMGGQSRKKHARRRTRWDYHSILRRYAESLFASGCDVVVTGHFHQPLVEPWECDSRRIIVSLGDWITHFSYGEWVDGEITLKSFP; translated from the coding sequence ATGCGCCACGTTTTCATAGCCGATGCCCATCTGCGCCACCCCAATGACGAGAACTACCGCAGGCTCCTCGCCTTTCTTGAGACCCTCTCCGGCACCACCGACACCCTGTTCATTCTCGGTGATCTTTTCGAGTTCTGGATCGGCTACAGGAAGCTGGCTTTTCCCCATTTCCTACCGGTGCTGGGGCAGTTGCGGCAACTGAGGGAAAACGGCGTAAAAATCGTGTATTGCGAAGGGAACCACGACTTTCACATGGGCCCGTATTTCAAAGAGACCCTCGATGCGCGGATTTCTTCGGGAGTTATGGAAGTTGAGCTGGACGGGAGGCGAGTTCATCTGTGTCATGGAGACCAGATCAACCGGGCCGATTACGGATACCGGATGCTTCGCGCCCTTCTGCACAGCCCCCTGACGAAGCTGTTGACCTATGTGGTGCCTCCTTCCGTTGCGTCGGCGCTGGCTGAGTGGATGGGAGGGCAGAGCCGGAAAAAGCATGCCCGGAGGCGCACCAGATGGGACTATCATTCAATTCTTCGCCGCTATGCCGAAAGCCTGTTTGCCTCAGGCTGTGATGTCGTGGTAACAGGCCATTTTCATCAGCCGCTGGTCGAGCCTTGGGAGTGCGATTCCAGGCGTATCATTGTCTCCCTGGGTGACTGGATTACCCACTTTTCCTATGGCGAGTGGGTAGACGGTGAAATCACTCTCAAGAGCTTTCCGTAG
- a CDS encoding penicillin-binding transpeptidase domain-containing protein, which translates to MRDIKHIIDKKGLFHRSPQRNSSVAGFKNLIESKPKKARLRIILPIVAVLLAGYPVASGLLNTISSLSKTATAAPAKAIDSKELFRLGAEALPSSRFDGGQLLATLPGGGTILYDIDQELQERVTETLRRYKVPYGAFVAMEPKTGKVIAMTGHSSVDPAWEAQSVYGLYPMASLFKIVTATAAIEQNKVTSDTVFAFRGRLTSENPKIWDVKPGRNHLEMPLAIAMGKSVNPVFGRLASDVVGKESIVSCAERFGFNQALFPTPALPSRSIVPQDNDQLKLMGAGLCKDVQISPLHAASMIAAIANGGLMMQPVLAREVRNANGEPLYVEKPQAVRRIVSPETARELSRMLGTTVSSGTSRRAFHDRRGRPKLASIPIAAKTGSINGTSPAGHYSWFVAYAPADNPQIALAALIVNQDKWHIKASNLGEQALEAFFR; encoded by the coding sequence ATGCGCGATATTAAGCATATCATAGATAAAAAAGGTTTATTCCACCGTTCCCCCCAGCGTAACTCCTCAGTTGCAGGATTCAAGAACCTGATCGAATCAAAACCGAAAAAGGCTCGCTTACGGATAATCCTCCCGATTGTAGCAGTTCTTCTGGCTGGCTATCCTGTAGCCTCGGGTCTTCTCAACACTATCTCAAGCCTGAGCAAGACCGCCACTGCAGCACCGGCCAAAGCGATCGACAGCAAAGAACTGTTTCGGCTGGGTGCAGAGGCGCTCCCCTCTTCTAGGTTCGATGGGGGCCAACTGCTCGCCACGCTCCCCGGTGGGGGCACGATACTTTATGACATCGACCAGGAGCTGCAAGAGCGGGTGACCGAGACGCTGCGGCGGTACAAGGTACCCTATGGAGCTTTTGTGGCGATGGAACCGAAGACAGGAAAAGTGATCGCCATGACGGGGCATTCGTCGGTTGACCCCGCGTGGGAGGCGCAGTCGGTATACGGGCTTTATCCAATGGCCTCGCTCTTCAAGATAGTCACAGCAACAGCTGCCATTGAACAGAACAAGGTAACATCCGATACTGTATTTGCATTTCGTGGACGCCTCACGTCCGAGAACCCCAAAATATGGGATGTGAAACCGGGACGGAACCATCTGGAAATGCCTCTTGCGATAGCGATGGGAAAGTCGGTAAACCCGGTCTTCGGTCGTCTTGCAAGCGACGTCGTGGGGAAAGAATCCATCGTTTCATGCGCCGAGCGTTTCGGTTTCAATCAGGCGCTCTTCCCCACCCCGGCGCTTCCCAGCCGCTCGATCGTTCCCCAGGACAATGACCAGCTGAAACTGATGGGGGCTGGGCTGTGCAAGGATGTTCAGATTTCACCTCTCCATGCGGCATCGATGATAGCTGCAATCGCCAACGGAGGGTTGATGATGCAACCGGTGCTCGCCCGGGAGGTACGCAACGCAAATGGAGAACCGCTTTACGTGGAGAAGCCCCAGGCAGTACGCCGGATCGTATCCCCCGAAACTGCCCGGGAGCTTTCCAGGATGCTCGGCACCACCGTCAGCAGCGGGACGTCGCGCAGGGCGTTCCATGACCGTAGAGGCCGCCCGAAACTCGCTTCCATCCCCATTGCGGCTAAAACCGGCTCCATAAATGGCACCTCGCCTGCCGGCCACTACAGCTGGTTCGTAGCCTATGCTCCGGCTGACAATCCTCAAATTGCCCTTGCCGCGCTGATCGTGAATCAGGACAAGTGGCACATAAAGGCTTCCAACCTGGGAGAGCAGGCGCTCGAAGCATTCTTCCGCTGA